Genomic window (Ruminococcus flavefaciens AE3010):
TTATATCCTTAAAGGCGCCGGAGCTTTTCCGTTGTACATCATAACCGATATGAATGCTGTGACGGGCTGCCAAATACAGCAACTAATTATCATAAGCTCACGAATGGCTGTCTCCATGTTCTTTACGCTCCGAGCGCATCTGGGCATAGCAGAGAACTATTGTTATGAAAGCAAATGCCGCAGCGGGCCGAGCAAATATAATTTTTTCAAATTTGTAATCGGGCATTGTAGGGAATCTCTCTGCGAAATGGGAAAAGCTTTTCGGGGAGTATCTCATAACAGAGAGGAGCACTTTACTATTAGCAGACACAGAAAAGACAGCAGTTCTCCTATGAACATAGTAACAAATATTTCCGTGAAAAGTGCCTTTATTAGCAGGCGCTTCTGCTGACAGGCAGTATACCGTAGAGCTTCTTGCAGCTTGAATTGTTGATACCCTGCACGGGGGCGATTATCATTACAAAGCTTACCAACACAAGGATACCGATAGGTTAGACTGAACAGTGGCCCGCAATGATACTTACAATGCCAAATACAGCTACATAAAGGAACAGTGAGCCTGCTGACAGAGATAAGGTCAAACCTTATCATTTTTCATTATGTCGTTCATGTCTGTCCTCCTTTGGCAACATAGACCAGTTATCTCCGTCGATATTAGCCTTTTCGGTCTCAAGGGCCCGTCTGGATACCTCGCCCGAGGATACTCAGTACTTAGAAGTGCGTCGAAGCCGTTTTCTGTAGCCGTGGAAGCCTATGCATTTTTCGCGCAGGGCAGAGGAGATGTCCTCCTCGGCGCCTCTGAGGATAACGTATTTTTCGCTGAGCTCGTCCTTTGTTCCCGTGAACCCACACTCTGCCGTTGTGGAGTATGGTAACGTAGTCGGCGATACGCTCCACATCAGATGTGATATGTGTGGAGAAAAGGACGCTTCTGTTTTCGTTCTCGATGTACTCCGCAAGTATATCAAGGAGCTCATCCCGGGCAACAGGGTCAAGTCCGCTGGTAGGCTCGTCAAGTATCATGAAGTCAGCCTTGTGGGACAGTGCGATAGCTATCATGAATTTCATTTTCATGCCCTTTGAGAATTCTCCCACACGCTTGTTATCGGGAAGCCCGAAGGCTCTGAGCCTGCCTGCGAATTCCTTGCTGTCCCAGTCCTTATAGAAGGGTTTCAGCTGCTTTTCTATCTGTTTAGCGGTGAGGTGGTCTGCAAGGTAAAGGCTGTCAAAACACCACGCCCAGCTTTTCCTTTATGGTGATAGTGTCTTTAACGCTGTCAAGAACCGAAGACGCTTATCTTTCCGCTGTCTATATTTGCCATATTGA
Coding sequences:
- a CDS encoding AAA family ATPase, with the translated sequence MKMKFMIAIALSHKADFMILDEPTSGLDPVARDELLDILAEYIENENRSVLFSTHITSDVERIADYVTILHNGRVWVHGNKGRAQRKIRYPQRRRGGHLLCPARKMHRLPRLQKTASTHF